One genomic segment of Balneolaceae bacterium includes these proteins:
- the deoC gene encoding deoxyribose-phosphate aldolase: MDKVKELAKMIDHSLLHPTMTDDELKEECMVAKKYDTASVCIKPYAVKDAVEWLKESDVLVGTVIGFPHGNSATEIKVNETKNACEDGAVEIDMVVNIGKVLQEEWEYVEDEIRAVAEETHSHNAILKVIFENDFLTDDRFKIKLCEICASAGADFVKTSTGYGFVKGADGKYSYQGATEHDLKLMRKHSPENVQVKAAGGVRTLDDLLRVKELGVTRVGATATIAMLEEAKKRFY; the protein is encoded by the coding sequence ATGGATAAAGTTAAAGAACTCGCTAAGATGATAGACCACTCACTACTTCATCCAACTATGACGGATGATGAGCTGAAAGAAGAATGTATGGTGGCCAAAAAATATGATACAGCTTCCGTTTGTATAAAACCTTACGCTGTTAAAGATGCTGTGGAATGGCTAAAAGAATCGGATGTGTTGGTTGGAACCGTTATTGGTTTCCCTCATGGAAATTCGGCAACGGAAATTAAAGTCAACGAAACTAAAAATGCGTGCGAAGATGGAGCTGTTGAGATCGATATGGTTGTGAATATAGGGAAGGTACTTCAGGAAGAATGGGAGTATGTAGAAGATGAAATTCGTGCTGTGGCAGAAGAAACACACTCCCATAACGCAATCCTGAAGGTGATTTTTGAAAATGATTTCCTTACAGATGACCGGTTTAAAATTAAGCTTTGCGAGATTTGTGCTTCGGCCGGTGCAGATTTTGTAAAAACATCGACGGGATATGGGTTTGTAAAAGGTGCGGATGGTAAATACAGCTACCAGGGAGCCACTGAGCACGATTTAAAATTGATGCGAAAACACTCGCCGGAGAATGTACAGGTAAAAGCTGCGGGTGGAGTGAGAACACTGGACGACCTTTTGAGGGTTAAAGAGTTGGGGGTAACCCGTGTGGGCGCAACCGCAACAATAGCGATGCTTGAAGAGGCTAAAAAACGTTTTTACTGA